The following proteins come from a genomic window of Malus domestica chromosome 02, GDT2T_hap1:
- the LOC114823732 gene encoding F-box/kelch-repeat protein At3g06240-like: MREFPPELLFEILLRLPPEDLLRCLCVSKAWNATIHDKTFIKSHLQRSIQTNSFGSLFVSATFPCNKCSFKFSDIYDDGTIERAMKIEQPPLQDAESRTPFPSALVSSNGIICIRTGLYEDDFVLWNPSIRKFKKIPSPTFEQSPSPDIHVYLGYGFGYDSTNGDYKLLGIANFNEAVHQCQIYSLKSNSWRKIRNMPCDEFHMIVSRILFSNGALSWLAQNMLDRKMHVVTFELATEKYHWFPTPVDENVQLEVLGDSQCIFRRLRTMDAWIMKEHGSWTLLYSIELPPMSRVNRWCLG; this comes from the coding sequence ATGCGGGAGTTCCCACCGGAGTTACTCTTTGAAATCCTTTTGCGGCTCCCGCCTGAGGACTTGTTGCGATGTTTATGTGTTTCCAAAGCTTGGAATGCTACCATCCATGACAAAACCTTCATCAAATCCCATCTCCAACGCTCCATCCAAACCAATTCATTTGGCTCTCTTTTTGTATCTGCAACTTTTCCTTGCAATAAATGTTCGTTCAAGTTCTCTGATATTTACGACGACGGTACTATAGAACGAGCCATGAAAATCGAGCAGCCGCCACTGCAAGACGCAGAAAGCCGGACTCCTTTTCCTTCCGCGTTGGTCTCATCCAATGGGATAATTTGCATTCGCACCGGGCTGTACGAGGACGATTTTGTTTTGTGGAATCCGTCAATTCGAAAGTTCAAAAAGATTCCCTCCCCAACGTTTGAGCAGTCTCCATCACCAGATATACATGTGTACCTAGGCTATGGATTCGGGTATGATTCAACAAATGGTGACTATAAACTTTTGGGAATTGCGAATTTTAATGAGGCTGTGcatcaatgtcaaatttataGCCTAAAATCCAACTCATGGAGAAAGATAAGAAACATGCCTTGCGATGAGTTTCATATGATTGTAAGTCGGATCCTGTTTTCGAACGGTGCTCTAAGTTGGCTGGCACAGAACATGTTAGATAGAAAAATGCATGTTGTGACCTTTGAGCTTGCCACCGAGAAATATCACTGGTTTCCCACCCCGGTTGATGAGAATGTGCAGTTAGAGGTCTTGGGAGACTCTCAATGTATTTTTCGTCGTTTGCGCACCATGGATGCTTGGATTATGAAGGAACATGGATCTTGGACCCTGCTTTATTCTATAGAGCTGCCCCCTATGAGTAGGGTTAATCGGTGgtgtttgggataa
- the LOC103407428 gene encoding protein LNK2 isoform X1: MFDWNDEELANIIWGEAGESDDHIVPYNEASDDYYNKKEWKQESHTIKPTKQKIHGSKIDLQDRKLENSSNFDTGEGISTSEFGMDSWPDLSLSNVAKSEQHCTAEGIQLDKDGEIFQNSNEGKEQGDLVDYGWANIGSFDDLDQIFSNDDTIFGNVSLGNAEELWSSRDATNSPIKAFPVSSDSRSFTSGAVTNASEHLEIKSDYIQKDDQSIIPGYGKMDYSTGHGLRNVHATLDQVEYAAGKSKPVDKEQSDMDTGKSTLTNPYLNAENSSSPNEIADKVSRQKKLMRCRKKLEEKNEEKSVQDFYGTWPSSRTPSGHFENQSEHFMLQSSPSAALSQKRQLQGPESLPYQESLPYQHISNQSVAQSMYGNLTNPSMHVSSHILPGEFKHQNLFSGCEVSSGKANTINKSLDTSAKPLTMSPQEKIEKLRRRQQLQAMLAIQKQQQQLSHQISSTTQSSSQKCPQENQIQHFERADLEVEGLSTLPSLDPNSSIEQDDSNIVSAAVDDHSAEDTILYRLQDIVSKLDIKIRLCIRDSLFRLAQSAVQRHYNSDTSSSNKISKDEDEVVARDEINSHNRFGRILDLETETNPIDRTVAHLLFHRPLDSSGKKSDASESPISTKLPCEHKTAGLVNLSNECFPDRVKIKQCFPRQGSVSCCPSADPGSVDQFKNSPLMDTSEDASNNGPAPAHGGTMKVEASL; encoded by the exons ATGTTTGATTGGAACGACGAAGAG CTTGCAAACATAATATGGGGTGAGGCAGGTGAGAGTGATGATCATATTGTGCCTTATAACGAGGCAAGTGATGATTATTACAACAAGAAGGAATGGAAACAAGAGTCTCACACCATCAAGCCTACCAAACAGAAGATCCATGGGTCCAAAATTGACTTGCAAGACAGAAAGTTGGAAAACAGTTCCAATTTTGATACGGGTGAAGGAATTTCTACCTCTGAATTTGGAATGGACTCGTGGCCTGATTTATCATTATCTAATGTTGCAAAAAGTGAACAACATTGCACAG CTGAGGGAATCCAACTTGATAAAGATGGTGAAATTTTTCAAaactccaatgaaggtaaagAACAAGGTGATCTTGTTGACTACGGATGGGCTAACATTGGAAGTTTTGATGATCTTGACCAGATTTTCAG CAATGATGACACTATATTTGGCAACGTAAGTCTTGGTAATGCTGAAGAGCTATGGTCTTCTAGAGATGCAACTAACAGTCCAATCAAAGCCTTTCCTGTATCTTCAGATTCACGGAGTTTCACATCAGGTGCGGTAACGAATGCTTCTGAGCATTTGGAAATTAAATCAGACTATATCCAGAAAGATGACCAGTCGATCATCCCAGGCTATGGGAAGATGGATTATTCTACAGGTCATGGTCTGCGGAATGTGCATGCCACACTTGATCAAGTAGAATATGCTGCAGGTAAAAGTAAGCCCGTGGACAAGGAACAG TCAGATATGGACACGGGCAAAAGCACTTTGACAAATCCTTACCTGAATGCTGAAAATTCTTCTTCCCCAAATGAAATAGCTGATAAG GTTTCTAGGCAGAAAAAGTTAATGAGGTGTCGTAAAAAGTTGGAGGAAAAAAATGAGGAGAAATCAGTGCAAGATTTTTATGGTACTTGGCCTTCATCAAGAACCCCTTCTGGACATTTTGAAAACCAATCGGAACACTTCATGCTACAATCTTCCCCTTCTGCAGCTCTCAGTCAGAAGAGACAGCTTCAAGGACCCGAGTCTTTACCCTACCAGGAGTCTTTACCCTACCAGCATATCTCAAACCAAAGTGTGGCCCAGTCTATGTATGGGAACCTCACTAATCCATCTATGCATGTGTCATCTCACATTCTGCCTGGGGAATTTAAGCATCAAAATTTGTTTTCTGGTTGTGAAGTTTCTTCTGGAAAGGCAAATACTATAAACAAGTCATTAGATACTTCTGCAAAGCCGCTAACCATGTCTCctcaagaaaaaattgaaaagttaaGGAGGCGGCAGCAACTACAGGCAATGCTTGCCATTCAGAAGCAACAGCAACAACTTAGTCATCAAATCTCTAGTACCACTCAGTCTAGCTCTCAAAAATGTCCGCAGGAAAATCAAATTCAGCACTTTGAGAGAGCTGATCTGGAAGTTGAAGGCTTAAGTACTCTTCCTTCTCTGGACCCAAACTCATCCATAGAACAAGATGATTCCAATATAGTTTCTGCAGCAGTTGATGATCACTCAGCGGAGGATACAATACTTTATAGGCTTCAAGATATTGTATCAAAG TTGGACATCAAAATAAGGCTTTGCATACGGGATAGCTTGTTCCGGTTGGCTCAAAGTGCAGTGCAGAGGCATTATAATAGTGATACTAGCAGTTCAAACAAAATTAGCAAGGATGAGGATGAAGTCGTTGCAAGGGATGAAATCAATAGTCATAACAG GTTTGGTAGGATACTGGATTTGGAAACAGAGACCAATCCCATAGATCGAACCGTGGCTCATTTGCTCTTCCATAGACCTTTGGATTCATCAGGAAAAAAATCCGACGCGTCTGAATCACCTATTTCTACCAAGTTGCCATGTGAACACAAAACAGCGGGCTTAGTGAACTTGTCAAATGAATGCTTTCCTGACAGGGTGAAGATCAAGCAGTGCTTTCCTCGCCAAGGATCTGTAAGTTGTTGCCCATCGGCTGATCCCGGTTCTGTGGACCAGTTTAAAAATAGTCCTCTGATGGATACCTCGGAAGACGCATCTAACAATGGTCCGGCACCAGCGCATGGTGGAACTATGAAGGTTGAAGCTTCTCTCTGA
- the LOC103407428 gene encoding protein LNK2 isoform X2 gives MFDWNDEELANIIWGEAGESDDHIVPYNEASDDYYNKKEWKQESHTIKPTKQKIHGSKIDLQDRKLENSSNFDTGEGISTSEFGMDSWPDLSLSNVAKSEQHCTAEGIQLDKDGEIFQNSNEGKEQGDLVDYGWANIGSFDDLDQIFSNDDTIFGNVSLGNAEELWSSRDATNSPIKAFPVSSDSRSFTSGYGKMDYSTGHGLRNVHATLDQVEYAAGKSKPVDKEQSDMDTGKSTLTNPYLNAENSSSPNEIADKVSRQKKLMRCRKKLEEKNEEKSVQDFYGTWPSSRTPSGHFENQSEHFMLQSSPSAALSQKRQLQGPESLPYQESLPYQHISNQSVAQSMYGNLTNPSMHVSSHILPGEFKHQNLFSGCEVSSGKANTINKSLDTSAKPLTMSPQEKIEKLRRRQQLQAMLAIQKQQQQLSHQISSTTQSSSQKCPQENQIQHFERADLEVEGLSTLPSLDPNSSIEQDDSNIVSAAVDDHSAEDTILYRLQDIVSKLDIKIRLCIRDSLFRLAQSAVQRHYNSDTSSSNKISKDEDEVVARDEINSHNRFGRILDLETETNPIDRTVAHLLFHRPLDSSGKKSDASESPISTKLPCEHKTAGLVNLSNECFPDRVKIKQCFPRQGSVSCCPSADPGSVDQFKNSPLMDTSEDASNNGPAPAHGGTMKVEASL, from the exons ATGTTTGATTGGAACGACGAAGAG CTTGCAAACATAATATGGGGTGAGGCAGGTGAGAGTGATGATCATATTGTGCCTTATAACGAGGCAAGTGATGATTATTACAACAAGAAGGAATGGAAACAAGAGTCTCACACCATCAAGCCTACCAAACAGAAGATCCATGGGTCCAAAATTGACTTGCAAGACAGAAAGTTGGAAAACAGTTCCAATTTTGATACGGGTGAAGGAATTTCTACCTCTGAATTTGGAATGGACTCGTGGCCTGATTTATCATTATCTAATGTTGCAAAAAGTGAACAACATTGCACAG CTGAGGGAATCCAACTTGATAAAGATGGTGAAATTTTTCAAaactccaatgaaggtaaagAACAAGGTGATCTTGTTGACTACGGATGGGCTAACATTGGAAGTTTTGATGATCTTGACCAGATTTTCAG CAATGATGACACTATATTTGGCAACGTAAGTCTTGGTAATGCTGAAGAGCTATGGTCTTCTAGAGATGCAACTAACAGTCCAATCAAAGCCTTTCCTGTATCTTCAGATTCACGGAGTTTCACATCAG GCTATGGGAAGATGGATTATTCTACAGGTCATGGTCTGCGGAATGTGCATGCCACACTTGATCAAGTAGAATATGCTGCAGGTAAAAGTAAGCCCGTGGACAAGGAACAG TCAGATATGGACACGGGCAAAAGCACTTTGACAAATCCTTACCTGAATGCTGAAAATTCTTCTTCCCCAAATGAAATAGCTGATAAG GTTTCTAGGCAGAAAAAGTTAATGAGGTGTCGTAAAAAGTTGGAGGAAAAAAATGAGGAGAAATCAGTGCAAGATTTTTATGGTACTTGGCCTTCATCAAGAACCCCTTCTGGACATTTTGAAAACCAATCGGAACACTTCATGCTACAATCTTCCCCTTCTGCAGCTCTCAGTCAGAAGAGACAGCTTCAAGGACCCGAGTCTTTACCCTACCAGGAGTCTTTACCCTACCAGCATATCTCAAACCAAAGTGTGGCCCAGTCTATGTATGGGAACCTCACTAATCCATCTATGCATGTGTCATCTCACATTCTGCCTGGGGAATTTAAGCATCAAAATTTGTTTTCTGGTTGTGAAGTTTCTTCTGGAAAGGCAAATACTATAAACAAGTCATTAGATACTTCTGCAAAGCCGCTAACCATGTCTCctcaagaaaaaattgaaaagttaaGGAGGCGGCAGCAACTACAGGCAATGCTTGCCATTCAGAAGCAACAGCAACAACTTAGTCATCAAATCTCTAGTACCACTCAGTCTAGCTCTCAAAAATGTCCGCAGGAAAATCAAATTCAGCACTTTGAGAGAGCTGATCTGGAAGTTGAAGGCTTAAGTACTCTTCCTTCTCTGGACCCAAACTCATCCATAGAACAAGATGATTCCAATATAGTTTCTGCAGCAGTTGATGATCACTCAGCGGAGGATACAATACTTTATAGGCTTCAAGATATTGTATCAAAG TTGGACATCAAAATAAGGCTTTGCATACGGGATAGCTTGTTCCGGTTGGCTCAAAGTGCAGTGCAGAGGCATTATAATAGTGATACTAGCAGTTCAAACAAAATTAGCAAGGATGAGGATGAAGTCGTTGCAAGGGATGAAATCAATAGTCATAACAG GTTTGGTAGGATACTGGATTTGGAAACAGAGACCAATCCCATAGATCGAACCGTGGCTCATTTGCTCTTCCATAGACCTTTGGATTCATCAGGAAAAAAATCCGACGCGTCTGAATCACCTATTTCTACCAAGTTGCCATGTGAACACAAAACAGCGGGCTTAGTGAACTTGTCAAATGAATGCTTTCCTGACAGGGTGAAGATCAAGCAGTGCTTTCCTCGCCAAGGATCTGTAAGTTGTTGCCCATCGGCTGATCCCGGTTCTGTGGACCAGTTTAAAAATAGTCCTCTGATGGATACCTCGGAAGACGCATCTAACAATGGTCCGGCACCAGCGCATGGTGGAACTATGAAGGTTGAAGCTTCTCTCTGA
- the LOC103411536 gene encoding annexin-like protein RJ4 isoform X2: protein MATLTVPDHFSSNEDAEALRKACKGWGTDEKAIISILGHRNAAQRKQIRLAYEQSYQEDLLKRLESELSGDFEKAVYRWILDPADRDAVLAHVAIKKSGCNYNVIIEIGTILSPEELFAVRKAYQVRYKHSLEEDLAAHTTGDIRKLLVALVTAYRYDGGEINAKLAKSEADILHDAIKDKAFNHDEIIRILSTRSKTQLMATFNHYRDDHKISISKTLLEEGADDLQKALHVVIRCLNDHKKYFEKVLRNGIRRLGTDEDALTRVIVMRAERDLKDIKEVYYKKNSVPLEHAVAKDTSGDYKDFLLTLLGKE from the exons ATGGCAACCCTCACTGTTCCAGATCACTTCTCTTCTAACGAGGATGCAGAAGCTCTCAGAAAGGCATGCAAAG GATGGGGGACTGATGAGAAGGCTATAATCTCTATTCTGGGACACAGAAATGCGGCACAGAGAAAGCAAATCAGGCTTGCTTATGAGCAGTCTTATCAAGAAGATCTTCTCAAACGCCTTGAATCCGAGCTTTCTGGGGATTTTGAG AAAGCTGTGTACCGTTGGATCTTGGATCCTGCAGATCGAGATGCTGTTTTGGCTCATGTGGCCATCAAGAAATCTGGGTGTAACTACAATGTCATCATCGAAATTGGAACCATACTATCTCCTGAAGAGCTCTTTGCAGTAAGGAAAGCTTACCAAGTTCGCTACAAGCACTCCTTGGAGGAAGACTTGGCTGCCCACACCACTGGTGATATCCGAAAG CTTCTGGTTGCTTTAGTGACTGCGTATCGTTATGACGGTGGCGAGATCAATGCAAAACTGGCAAAATCGGAAGCTGATATTCTTCATGATGCTATCAAAGACAAGGCTTTCAATCATGATGAAATTATTAGGATCCTCAGTACTAGGAGCAAGACTCAGCTCATGGCAACCTTTAACCACTACCGAGATGACCATAAAATTTCCATCAGTAAG ACTTTGTTGGAAGAGGGTGCTGATGATCTCCAGAAGGCACTGCATGTAGTCATTAGATGCCTCAATGACCACAAGAAGTACTTTGAGAAGGTTCTTCGCAATGGTATCAGGAGGCTTGGGACCGATGAGGATGCTCTCACTCGTGTGATTGTGATGAGGGCTGAGAGGGACTTGAAGGACATCAAGGAGGTTTACTACAAGAAAAACAGCGTTCCTCTCGAACATGCTGTGGCTAAAGACACTTCCGGGGATTACAAGGACTTCCTCCTTACTCTGCTGGGGAAGGAATAG
- the LOC103411536 gene encoding annexin-like protein RJ4 isoform X1 codes for MATLIASENFSPIEDAEVLRKSVKGWGTDEKAIISILGHRNAAQRKQIRLAYEQSYQEDLLKRLESELSGDFEKAVYRWILDPADRDAVLAHVAIKKSGCNYNVIIEIGTILSPEELFAVRKAYQVRYKHSLEEDLAAHTTGDIRKLLVALVTAYRYDGGEINAKLAKSEADILHDAIKDKAFNHDEIIRILSTRSKTQLMATFNHYRDDHKISISKTLLEEGADDLQKALHVVIRCLNDHKKYFEKVLRNGIRRLGTDEDALTRVIVMRAERDLKDIKEVYYKKNSVPLEHAVAKDTSGDYKDFLLTLLGKE; via the exons ATGGCTACACTAATTGCTTCTGAAAACTTCTCTCCCATTGAAGATGCCGAAGTTCTTCGAAAATCTGTGAAag GATGGGGGACTGATGAGAAGGCTATAATCTCTATTCTGGGACACAGAAATGCGGCACAGAGAAAGCAAATCAGGCTTGCTTATGAGCAGTCTTATCAAGAAGATCTTCTCAAACGCCTTGAATCCGAGCTTTCTGGGGATTTTGAG AAAGCTGTGTACCGTTGGATCTTGGATCCTGCAGATCGAGATGCTGTTTTGGCTCATGTGGCCATCAAGAAATCTGGGTGTAACTACAATGTCATCATCGAAATTGGAACCATACTATCTCCTGAAGAGCTCTTTGCAGTAAGGAAAGCTTACCAAGTTCGCTACAAGCACTCCTTGGAGGAAGACTTGGCTGCCCACACCACTGGTGATATCCGAAAG CTTCTGGTTGCTTTAGTGACTGCGTATCGTTATGACGGTGGCGAGATCAATGCAAAACTGGCAAAATCGGAAGCTGATATTCTTCATGATGCTATCAAAGACAAGGCTTTCAATCATGATGAAATTATTAGGATCCTCAGTACTAGGAGCAAGACTCAGCTCATGGCAACCTTTAACCACTACCGAGATGACCATAAAATTTCCATCAGTAAG ACTTTGTTGGAAGAGGGTGCTGATGATCTCCAGAAGGCACTGCATGTAGTCATTAGATGCCTCAATGACCACAAGAAGTACTTTGAGAAGGTTCTTCGCAATGGTATCAGGAGGCTTGGGACCGATGAGGATGCTCTCACTCGTGTGATTGTGATGAGGGCTGAGAGGGACTTGAAGGACATCAAGGAGGTTTACTACAAGAAAAACAGCGTTCCTCTCGAACATGCTGTGGCTAAAGACACTTCCGGGGATTACAAGGACTTCCTCCTTACTCTGCTGGGGAAGGAATAG